From the Rhodoferax sp. WC2427 genome, one window contains:
- a CDS encoding DUF938 domain-containing protein, whose translation MNIPQHSPAAERNLPPILKVLQRVLPAQGRALEIASGTGQHVAGFAHGLPGWTWQPSDAQEDAFGSIAYWCTQAGVANVLPPLRLDVLAPWPLVEKFDAIYCANMLHISPWATCAALMRGAAAHLAPGGVLITYGPYLERGVPTSAGNLDFDADLRQRDPAWGIRQLDDVVQQAALAGLALRERVAMPANNLLLTFSFSANPPPAP comes from the coding sequence ATGAACATTCCCCAACACAGCCCCGCCGCGGAGCGCAACCTGCCGCCCATCCTGAAAGTGTTGCAGCGCGTCCTGCCCGCCCAGGGCAGGGCGCTGGAAATCGCCAGTGGCACCGGCCAGCATGTGGCCGGTTTTGCCCACGGCCTGCCCGGCTGGACCTGGCAACCCAGCGATGCGCAGGAAGATGCCTTCGGCTCCATCGCCTACTGGTGTACGCAAGCCGGGGTGGCCAATGTGCTGCCGCCGCTGCGGCTGGACGTGCTGGCCCCGTGGCCGCTGGTAGAAAAATTCGATGCCATCTACTGCGCCAACATGCTGCACATCTCCCCCTGGGCCACCTGCGCGGCGCTGATGCGCGGGGCGGCGGCCCACCTGGCCCCCGGCGGCGTGCTCATCACCTACGGCCCCTACCTGGAACGCGGCGTGCCCACGTCGGCGGGCAACCTGGACTTTGATGCCGACCTGCGCCAGCGCGACCCCGCCTGGGGCATCCGCCAACTCGACGACGTGGTGCAACAGGCCGCGCTGGCGGGCCTGGCGCTGCGCGAGCGGGTAGCCATGCCGGCCAACAACTTGCTGCTTACCTTTAGTTTTTCTGCAAACCCGCCACCAGCGCCGTGA
- a CDS encoding efflux RND transporter permease subunit: MWFTQVSLKNPVFATMVMLALVVLGAFSYQRLQVDQFPNIDFPVVVVTAEYPGASPDIVESEVTKKIEEGVNAIAGVNTLTSRSYEGQSVVIIEFQLSVDGRKAAEDVREKVAAVRPLLRDEVKEPRVLRFDPSSRAVWSLAVLPDASKTKALSAIELTNWADQVLKKRLQNVRGAGSVTLVGGTQRQINIYLHPGAMEALGVTADQVVNAVRGENQNLPLGAIRNLAQERVVQIDARMQRPEDFGQIIVARKNGLVRVDQVASVVDGAQEIDSLALYNGQRTLLLSVQKSQDENTIEVVDGLNAAIAELTPQLPPGLRLEPITDAARPIRVAVDNVRKSLFEGAALTILIVFLFLNSWRSTVITGLTLPIALIGTFLFMNIFGFTINMITLMALSLCVGLLIDDAIVVRENIVRHVQMGKTPYQAALEGTQEIGLAVLATTFSIVAVFLPIGFMGGIIGKFFHEFGITIVAAVLISMFVSFTLDPMLSSIWHDPAVEAHGQHHPPVGMYDKTIGRVTQWFERATDRLADGYQTILRWALGHKLTTLAGALAIFVTSLFMVPLLGTEFVPKADFSETTLNFYTPVGSSLEVTEAKARQVESIVREFPEVRYTLATLNTGNAAGKMYASLYIRLVDRKARSRSVDQMASILRERLRSVPGITVTHVGLLDSVGGNKQVEFSLQGPDLQVLERLSRQVSDKIRGIPGLVDLDSSVKPDKPTVHVEVRPEAASDLGLGVASIASQLRTLVAGQTVGNWRAPDDQTYDVNVRLAPSARSTAEDLQRLPFITATNADGSPRVVRLNQVARITDATGPNQINRRNMAREVAVNANVYQRSAGEVSNDIRTVLDGMALPPGYRYQFSGSTKNMAEAFGYAISALVLAVLFIYMILASQFKSFLQPLALMTALPLTLIGVVLALLLFQSTLSMFSVIGVVMLMGLVTKNAILLVDFAIRARDDGMERSEALLLAAKVRLRPILMTTLAMIFGMVPLAFALSEGSEQRAPMGQAVMGGVITSSLLTLVVVPVVYCYMDDLAMWLQRKWTAKRRVMALSPPKI, translated from the coding sequence ATGTGGTTCACCCAGGTCAGCCTGAAAAACCCGGTTTTCGCCACCATGGTGATGCTGGCCCTGGTGGTGCTGGGCGCGTTTTCGTACCAGCGCCTGCAGGTGGACCAGTTCCCCAACATCGACTTTCCGGTGGTGGTGGTCACGGCGGAATACCCCGGCGCATCGCCCGACATCGTGGAGAGCGAAGTCACCAAAAAGATCGAAGAAGGCGTGAACGCGATTGCCGGTGTCAACACCCTCACCTCGCGCAGCTACGAGGGCCAGTCGGTCGTCATCATCGAGTTCCAGCTCTCGGTGGATGGCCGCAAGGCCGCCGAAGATGTGCGCGAGAAAGTGGCCGCCGTGCGCCCGCTGCTGCGCGACGAGGTGAAAGAGCCGCGGGTGCTGCGCTTCGACCCCAGCAGCCGTGCGGTGTGGTCGCTGGCCGTCCTGCCCGATGCCAGCAAAACTAAGGCCCTGAGCGCCATCGAGCTCACCAACTGGGCCGACCAGGTGCTGAAAAAACGCCTGCAGAACGTGCGCGGCGCGGGCTCGGTCACGCTGGTGGGCGGCACCCAGCGCCAGATCAACATCTACCTGCACCCCGGCGCCATGGAAGCCCTGGGCGTGACAGCAGACCAGGTGGTCAACGCGGTGCGCGGCGAAAACCAGAACCTGCCGCTGGGGGCGATCCGCAACCTGGCGCAAGAGCGGGTGGTGCAGATCGACGCGCGCATGCAGCGCCCGGAAGACTTTGGCCAGATCATCGTGGCCCGCAAGAACGGCCTGGTGCGCGTGGACCAGGTGGCCAGTGTGGTGGACGGCGCGCAGGAAATCGACTCGCTGGCGCTCTACAACGGCCAGCGCACCCTGCTGCTGAGCGTGCAGAAGTCGCAGGATGAAAACACCATCGAAGTGGTAGATGGCCTGAACGCCGCCATTGCCGAACTCACCCCCCAGCTACCGCCCGGCCTGCGGCTGGAACCCATCACCGACGCGGCCCGGCCGATCCGCGTGGCGGTAGACAACGTGCGCAAGTCGCTGTTTGAAGGCGCGGCGCTGACCATCCTGATCGTGTTTTTGTTCCTGAATTCCTGGCGCTCCACGGTGATCACCGGGCTGACCCTGCCGATTGCGCTGATCGGCACCTTTTTGTTCATGAACATCTTTGGCTTCACCATCAACATGATCACGCTGATGGCGCTGAGCCTGTGCGTGGGCCTGTTGATCGACGATGCCATCGTGGTGCGCGAAAACATCGTGCGCCACGTGCAAATGGGCAAAACGCCCTACCAGGCCGCGCTGGAGGGCACGCAAGAGATCGGCCTGGCGGTGCTGGCCACCACGTTTTCGATCGTGGCGGTGTTTTTGCCGATCGGCTTCATGGGCGGCATCATCGGCAAGTTTTTCCATGAATTTGGCATCACCATCGTGGCGGCGGTGCTGATTTCGATGTTTGTCAGCTTCACGCTGGACCCGATGCTGTCCAGCATCTGGCACGACCCGGCGGTCGAAGCCCATGGCCAGCACCACCCGCCGGTGGGCATGTACGACAAGACCATTGGCCGCGTGACCCAGTGGTTCGAGCGCGCCACCGACCGGCTGGCCGATGGTTACCAAACCATTCTGCGCTGGGCGTTGGGGCACAAGCTGACGACCCTGGCCGGAGCGCTGGCTATTTTTGTTACCAGCCTGTTCATGGTGCCGCTGCTGGGCACCGAGTTTGTGCCCAAGGCCGACTTCTCGGAAACCACGCTCAATTTCTACACCCCGGTGGGTTCGTCGCTGGAGGTGACCGAGGCCAAGGCCCGCCAGGTCGAGTCCATCGTGCGCGAATTTCCCGAGGTGCGCTACACCCTGGCCACCCTCAACACCGGCAACGCGGCGGGCAAGATGTATGCGTCGCTGTACATCCGGCTGGTAGACCGCAAGGCCCGCAGCCGCAGTGTGGACCAGATGGCCAGCATCCTGCGTGAGCGCCTGCGCAGCGTGCCGGGCATCACCGTGACCCACGTGGGCCTGCTGGACTCGGTGGGCGGCAACAAGCAGGTGGAATTCTCGCTGCAGGGGCCGGACCTGCAGGTGCTGGAGCGGCTGTCGCGCCAGGTCAGCGACAAGATCCGCGGCATCCCCGGCCTGGTCGATCTGGACTCCAGCGTCAAGCCCGACAAGCCCACCGTGCACGTGGAAGTGCGCCCCGAGGCCGCCAGCGACCTGGGCCTGGGCGTGGCCAGCATCGCCAGCCAGCTGCGCACCCTGGTCGCCGGGCAGACAGTGGGCAACTGGCGCGCCCCCGACGACCAGACCTACGACGTCAACGTGCGCCTGGCCCCCAGCGCCCGCAGCACCGCCGAAGACCTGCAGCGCCTGCCCTTCATCACCGCCACCAACGCCGATGGCAGCCCACGCGTGGTCCGCCTGAACCAGGTGGCCCGCATCACCGATGCCACCGGCCCGAACCAGATCAACCGGCGCAACATGGCCCGCGAGGTGGCGGTCAACGCGAACGTCTACCAGCGCTCGGCGGGCGAGGTATCCAACGACATCCGCACGGTGCTGGACGGCATGGCCCTGCCGCCCGGCTACCGCTACCAGTTCAGCGGCTCCACCAAGAACATGGCCGAGGCTTTTGGCTACGCGATTTCGGCCCTGGTGCTGGCGGTGCTGTTCATCTACATGATTTTGGCCAGCCAGTTCAAGAGCTTCTTACAGCCACTGGCCCTGATGACCGCCCTGCCCCTGACGCTGATCGGCGTGGTGCTGGCGCTGCTGCTGTTCCAGTCCACGCTGTCGATGTTCTCGGTGATCGGCGTGGTGATGCTGATGGGCCTGGTGACCAAGAACGCAATCTTGCTGGTGGACTTTGCCATCCGCGCACGGGACGACGGCATGGAACGCAGCGAAGCCCTGCTGCTGGCCGCCAAGGTGCGGCTACGCCCCATCCTGATGACCACGCTGGCCATGATTTTTGGCATGGTGCCACTGGCCTTTGCGCTCAGCGAAGGCTCGGAGCAGCGCGCCCCCATGGGCCAGGCGGTGATGGGCGGCGTCATCACCTCGTCGCTGCTGACGCTGGTGGTGGTGCCGGTGGTGTATTGCTACATGGACGACCTGGCTATGTGGCTGCAACGTAAATGGACGGCAAAACGCCGGGTCATGGCACTTTCCCCCCCTAAAATCTAA
- the msrA gene encoding peptide-methionine (S)-S-oxide reductase MsrA, whose protein sequence is MQNTSSFTPSEPAARQVITLGGGCFWCTEAVFVKVQGITDVENGYCNGHTDNPSYEEVCSGETGHNEVVRLEFDPAQISLREILEVFFVIHDPTTLNQQGHDVGTQYRSGIYTSTPEQLAVVDTFLAELAVSGSYRKPVVTEVQPLRNYWPAEPYHQDYFENHPGHGYCLMVAAPKVEKFRKTFANLVKH, encoded by the coding sequence ATGCAAAACACGTCCTCCTTTACTCCCTCCGAACCCGCCGCACGCCAAGTAATTACCCTAGGAGGGGGGTGTTTTTGGTGTACCGAGGCCGTGTTCGTGAAGGTGCAGGGCATTACCGACGTGGAAAACGGCTACTGCAATGGCCACACCGACAACCCCAGCTACGAAGAGGTGTGCAGCGGTGAAACCGGCCACAACGAGGTGGTGCGGTTGGAGTTTGACCCGGCACAGATCAGCCTGCGCGAGATCCTGGAAGTCTTCTTTGTCATCCACGACCCCACCACGTTGAACCAGCAGGGCCACGACGTGGGCACGCAGTACCGCAGCGGCATCTACACCAGCACGCCCGAGCAATTGGCGGTGGTCGACACCTTCCTGGCCGAGTTGGCGGTCAGCGGCAGCTACCGCAAGCCGGTCGTGACCGAAGTGCAACCGCTGCGCAACTACTGGCCCGCCGAGCCCTACCACCAGGACTATTTCGAGAACCACCCCGGCCACGGCTACTGCCTGATGGTGGCCGCCCCCAAGGTGGAGAAGTTTCGCAAGACCTTTGCCAACCTGGTGAAACATTGA
- a CDS encoding metal ABC transporter substrate-binding protein has product MLFKRVLAVLAVAMSFGASAQIPVTTSFSILADLVQVVGGDRVAVTALVGPNEDAHVFEPKPADAKAILASKLVVSNGLGFEPWMGKLVQSAGYKGASVIASTGVQPRKMEDEGRTVTDPHAWQNPANVIYYVNNIRKALEQLDPAGAASYQARTSAYVAELQALDAWGTAQFAAVPAAKRKVITSHDAFGYFAAHYQLKFLAPQGVSTDGEASARQVASLIRQIQREKIKAVFIENMANPKLLAQLSKEANVVPGDTLYADALSAPDQPGASYLKMARHNITALVAGLQKN; this is encoded by the coding sequence ATGCTTTTCAAACGCGTTCTCGCCGTGCTGGCCGTAGCCATGTCCTTTGGTGCGTCGGCCCAAATCCCGGTCACCACCAGCTTCAGCATCCTGGCCGATCTGGTGCAAGTGGTGGGTGGTGACCGGGTGGCCGTGACGGCGCTGGTCGGCCCCAACGAGGATGCCCACGTGTTCGAGCCCAAACCCGCCGATGCCAAGGCCATCCTTGCATCGAAACTGGTGGTCAGCAACGGCCTGGGCTTCGAGCCGTGGATGGGCAAGCTGGTGCAATCCGCAGGGTACAAGGGGGCCAGCGTGATCGCGTCCACCGGCGTGCAGCCGCGCAAGATGGAGGATGAGGGCCGCACCGTCACCGACCCGCATGCCTGGCAAAACCCCGCCAACGTCATTTATTACGTGAACAACATCCGCAAGGCGCTGGAACAGCTCGACCCCGCCGGGGCCGCAAGCTACCAGGCCCGCACCAGCGCCTATGTAGCCGAGCTACAGGCGCTGGATGCCTGGGGCACCGCCCAGTTTGCCGCCGTGCCCGCTGCCAAGCGCAAGGTGATCACCTCGCACGACGCGTTTGGCTACTTTGCCGCCCATTACCAGCTGAAGTTTCTGGCCCCGCAAGGCGTGTCCACCGACGGTGAAGCCAGCGCCAGGCAGGTCGCCAGCCTGATCCGCCAGATCCAGCGCGAGAAGATCAAGGCGGTGTTCATTGAAAACATGGCCAACCCCAAGCTGCTGGCGCAGCTGTCGAAAGAAGCCAACGTCGTCCCCGGTGACACCTTGTACGCCGACGCACTATCGGCCCCCGACCAGCCGGGTGCCAGCTATCTGAAGATGGCGCGCCACAACATCACGGCGCTGGTGGCGGGTTTGCAGAAAAACTAA
- a CDS encoding Fur family transcriptional regulator produces the protein MAASLPSTSSASSSDDLLVAHGLRRTNAARMVVDWLRAHADTRWTHAQLQEALARESSITLDRVTLYRLLDRLSEVGLLRCKVDAERVRHYQAVNDDAPAAPHFECNACHRDLPLEGQMDKTNAELAQAAIAAIQALKTLGQQNVSVDLALRGICGDCAPGKGFQR, from the coding sequence ATGGCTGCATCTTTACCTTCCACTTCCTCCGCAAGCTCCTCCGACGACCTGCTGGTCGCCCACGGACTGCGCCGCACCAATGCCGCCCGCATGGTGGTGGACTGGCTGCGCGCCCACGCCGACACGCGCTGGACCCACGCGCAGCTGCAGGAAGCCCTGGCCCGTGAATCCAGCATCACCCTGGACCGCGTCACGCTCTACCGCCTGCTGGACCGCCTGTCGGAGGTGGGCCTGTTGCGCTGCAAGGTGGACGCCGAGCGCGTGCGCCACTACCAGGCGGTCAACGACGACGCCCCTGCCGCGCCGCATTTCGAATGCAACGCCTGCCACCGCGACCTGCCGTTGGAAGGCCAGATGGACAAAACCAACGCCGAGCTGGCACAGGCCGCCATTGCCGCCATCCAGGCCCTGAAGACCCTGGGCCAGCAAAACGTCAGCGTGGACCTGGCGTTGCGCGGCATCTGCGGCGACTGCGCGCCCGGCAAGGGATTCCAGCGTTGA
- a CDS encoding efflux RND transporter periplasmic adaptor subunit, with protein MKPWTKWATVAVVAVVLAGGIARAVQTRQQQQAAVAAAAVAKLANAIELARSDMVLAQTRTLVQGLPISGALKAADSAVVKARVAGELQGLAVREGDSVQAGQVLARIAPTEVQARLQQAVEQAGAAQAQIDIAQRQFANNQALVDQGFISKTALDASQATLNAAQSTHRAALAAAAVARQTVADAVLRAPISGVVSQRLAQPGERVALDTRVLEIVDIRRMELEASVSAADAVALRVGQTAQLHIEGSASDAQITATVARINPSTQAGSRSVLVYLAVAPAPGLRQGLFAEGTLGTAQVATLAVPVSALRTDKPLPYVQVVANGKVVHQTVVPGLRGQTMVPGLHGQVGTEAMVAVTGLADGAQVVQGSLGTLAEGTPVTFTKAR; from the coding sequence ATGAAACCCTGGACAAAGTGGGCCACCGTGGCCGTGGTTGCGGTAGTGCTGGCTGGCGGCATCGCCCGTGCCGTACAAACCCGCCAGCAGCAACAGGCCGCCGTGGCCGCCGCCGCGGTGGCCAAACTCGCCAATGCCATCGAACTGGCCCGCAGCGACATGGTGCTGGCGCAAACCCGCACACTGGTCCAGGGCCTGCCGATCTCCGGGGCCCTGAAAGCGGCCGACTCCGCCGTGGTCAAGGCCCGGGTGGCCGGGGAACTGCAAGGCCTGGCGGTGCGCGAAGGCGACAGCGTGCAGGCCGGGCAGGTGCTGGCCCGCATTGCGCCCACCGAAGTCCAGGCCCGCCTGCAGCAGGCGGTGGAGCAGGCCGGTGCGGCCCAGGCGCAGATCGACATTGCCCAGCGGCAGTTTGCCAACAACCAGGCGCTGGTCGACCAGGGCTTTATTTCCAAAACCGCCCTGGATGCCTCGCAGGCCACGCTCAATGCCGCCCAGTCCACCCACCGCGCGGCGCTGGCCGCCGCCGCCGTGGCGCGCCAGACGGTGGCCGACGCGGTGCTGCGCGCGCCCATCTCGGGGGTGGTGTCCCAGCGCCTGGCCCAACCGGGCGAGCGGGTGGCGCTGGACACCCGGGTGCTGGAGATTGTGGACATCCGCCGCATGGAGCTGGAGGCCTCGGTCAGCGCCGCCGACGCGGTGGCCCTGCGGGTCGGCCAAACGGCGCAGCTGCACATCGAAGGCAGCGCGTCGGACGCCCAGATTACCGCCACCGTGGCGCGCATCAACCCCAGCACCCAGGCGGGCAGCCGCAGCGTGCTCGTGTACCTGGCCGTGGCGCCCGCGCCCGGCCTGCGCCAGGGCTTGTTTGCCGAGGGCACGTTGGGTACGGCACAAGTCGCCACCCTGGCCGTGCCAGTGAGCGCACTGCGCACCGACAAGCCTCTGCCCTATGTGCAGGTGGTCGCCAACGGCAAGGTAGTGCACCAGACCGTGGTGCCTGGCCTGCGCGGCCAAACCATGGTGCCTGGCCTGCACGGCCAGGTGGGCACCGAGGCGATGGTGGCCGTGACCGGGCTGGCCGACGGCGCGCAGGTGGTCCAGGGCAGCCTGGGCACGCTGGCCGAAGGCACGCCCGTCACCTTTACTAAAGCGCGGTAG
- a CDS encoding YdcF family protein — MTALVLPPAAPLLLAFGGLLMVWRNKRLGSVLCVAGLGGLWLLGCNAVAVWLALHILPQVPALPPSTAAALLQARQVQAVVVLGGGVQAFAPEYGAAQPTADTATRLRYGVWLARQSQLPLAFAGGVGWANSGTAAPSEGAAARAAVAQDYGLALRWVDDQSRDTAENAARLQALLAADGVQRIALVTQAWHMPRAQLAFERAGFTVTPAPTGFTLPQQRSLLEWLPTGHGLQSSREVLREWLGLWVARR, encoded by the coding sequence TTGACCGCACTCGTCTTGCCGCCCGCAGCACCGCTGTTGCTGGCGTTTGGGGGGCTGCTCATGGTCTGGCGCAACAAGCGCCTGGGGAGCGTGCTCTGCGTAGCGGGTCTGGGCGGGCTGTGGCTGCTGGGCTGCAACGCGGTGGCCGTCTGGCTGGCGCTGCATATCCTGCCGCAAGTCCCCGCCCTGCCGCCGTCTACCGCCGCTGCGCTGCTGCAGGCGCGCCAGGTGCAGGCGGTGGTGGTGTTGGGCGGCGGCGTGCAGGCATTTGCGCCTGAATACGGCGCGGCGCAGCCCACGGCGGATACAGCCACCCGGCTGCGCTACGGTGTGTGGCTGGCCCGCCAGTCGCAATTGCCGCTGGCCTTTGCGGGCGGGGTGGGCTGGGCCAACAGCGGCACGGCCGCGCCGTCCGAAGGGGCTGCCGCCCGCGCCGCCGTGGCCCAGGACTACGGCCTGGCCCTGCGCTGGGTGGACGACCAGTCCCGCGACACCGCCGAGAACGCGGCCCGCCTGCAGGCCCTGCTGGCAGCCGACGGCGTGCAACGCATCGCGCTGGTCACCCAGGCCTGGCACATGCCGCGTGCGCAGCTGGCGTTCGAGCGGGCCGGGTTTACCGTAACCCCCGCACCCACCGGCTTCACCCTGCCGCAGCAACGCAGCCTGCTGGAATGGCTGCCCACCGGCCACGGCCTGCAGTCGTCCCGCGAGGTGCTGCGCGAGTGGCTAGGGCTGTGGGTGGCGAGGCGTTGA
- a CDS encoding metal ABC transporter permease has product MPLDAMQHLYDLAIAPFADFLFMRRALVSALALALGAAPLGVLLTLRRMSLFGEALSHAILPGVALGFMFFGLSAIAMTLGGLLAGMLVAAVSGLVSRATVLREDASLAALYLVSLALGVMLVSRRGSQLDLLHILFGSALGVDASGLVLVAGVATVTVGALAVFYRAFLLESFDPAYLQSASGRKAAVVQQGFLLLVVLNLVAGFQTLGTLMAVGIMMLPAVSARLWHDTLPAQMLNAVAQAATASFLGLLISYHQDTASGPTVIVCAGSLYALSLLLAPRGWLRTH; this is encoded by the coding sequence ATGCCGCTTGACGCCATGCAGCACCTGTACGACCTGGCGATTGCGCCCTTTGCCGACTTCCTGTTCATGCGCCGCGCACTCGTCTCTGCCCTGGCGCTGGCCCTGGGCGCGGCCCCGCTGGGGGTGCTGTTGACGCTGCGCCGCATGAGCCTGTTTGGCGAGGCGCTCAGCCACGCCATCCTGCCCGGCGTGGCGCTGGGCTTCATGTTCTTTGGCCTGTCGGCCATTGCCATGACGCTGGGCGGGCTGCTGGCGGGCATGCTGGTGGCGGCGGTGTCGGGCCTGGTGAGCCGCGCCACGGTGCTGCGCGAGGACGCGAGCCTGGCCGCCCTGTACCTGGTGTCGCTGGCGCTGGGGGTGATGCTGGTGTCGCGCCGCGGCTCGCAGCTGGACCTGCTGCACATCCTGTTTGGCAGCGCGCTGGGCGTGGATGCCAGCGGGCTGGTGCTGGTGGCCGGGGTGGCTACGGTCACGGTGGGCGCGTTGGCCGTGTTTTACCGGGCGTTTTTGCTGGAGAGCTTTGACCCGGCCTACCTGCAAAGCGCCAGTGGCCGCAAGGCCGCCGTGGTGCAGCAGGGCTTTTTGCTGCTGGTGGTGTTGAACCTGGTGGCGGGCTTCCAGACCCTGGGCACGCTGATGGCCGTGGGCATCATGATGCTGCCCGCCGTGTCGGCCCGGCTGTGGCACGACACCCTGCCCGCGCAAATGCTCAACGCCGTGGCGCAGGCCGCCACGGCCAGCTTCCTGGGCCTGCTGATTTCCTACCACCAGGACACCGCCAGCGGCCCCACCGTGATCGTCTGCGCCGGAAGCCTGTACGCCCTGTCGCTCTTGCTGGCCCCACGCGGCTGGCTGCGCACCCACTGA
- a CDS encoding DUF2007 domain-containing protein: MLRLTQAPNLAIATLWVDALQFEGITASVQRQYLSGIAGDLPPDQCLPEVWIHHPTQETRARTLLHHLQNLPQHRWLCVCGELVEGGFEQCWHCAAWMPA, translated from the coding sequence ATGCTGCGCCTGACCCAAGCCCCGAACCTCGCCATCGCCACGCTGTGGGTGGACGCGTTGCAGTTTGAAGGCATCACCGCCAGCGTGCAGCGCCAGTACCTCAGCGGCATTGCTGGCGATTTACCCCCCGACCAGTGCCTGCCCGAGGTCTGGATCCACCACCCCACCCAGGAAACCCGCGCCCGCACGCTCTTGCACCACCTGCAAAACCTGCCCCAACACCGCTGGCTGTGCGTCTGTGGTGAGCTGGTGGAGGGCGGATTTGAGCAGTGCTGGCACTGCGCGGCCTGGATGCCTGCCTGA
- a CDS encoding TetR family transcriptional regulator: MPTTPSSNPAEPQAKRARRKEARPGELLAAALDLFVEKGFAATRVEEVAQRAGVSKGTLFLYFHSKEELFKAVVRQSLSARFFEWSAEVDDFTGSSADLLRHGMLSWWERVGNTQASGMTKLMLTEAHNFPEMAAFYQTEVAQPYQALVRRILQRGIDSGEFAPMDPEMAIYSVTAPLIFLAMWKHSMGNHPCAPAALDPQEYLASQLHILLNGLRVRPPQTRLPPL; encoded by the coding sequence ATGCCCACCACACCCTCCTCCAACCCGGCCGAACCCCAGGCCAAGCGCGCGCGCCGCAAGGAGGCGCGGCCCGGCGAGCTGCTGGCCGCGGCCCTGGACCTGTTTGTGGAAAAAGGCTTTGCCGCCACCCGGGTGGAAGAGGTGGCCCAGCGCGCCGGGGTGTCCAAAGGCACGCTGTTCCTGTACTTTCACAGCAAGGAAGAGCTGTTCAAGGCGGTGGTGCGGCAAAGCCTGTCGGCGCGCTTTTTTGAGTGGAGCGCCGAGGTGGACGATTTCACCGGCAGCAGCGCCGACCTGCTGCGCCACGGCATGCTGAGCTGGTGGGAGCGCGTGGGCAACACCCAGGCATCGGGCATGACCAAGCTGATGCTGACCGAGGCGCACAACTTTCCCGAAATGGCCGCCTTCTACCAAACCGAAGTCGCACAGCCCTACCAGGCGCTGGTACGGCGCATCCTGCAGCGCGGCATCGACAGCGGGGAATTCGCCCCGATGGACCCGGAAATGGCCATCTACAGCGTGACCGCGCCACTGATTTTTCTGGCCATGTGGAAGCACTCCATGGGCAACCACCCCTGTGCCCCGGCGGCGCTGGACCCGCAGGAATACCTGGCCTCGCAACTCCATATTCTTTTGAACGGGCTGCGCGTGCGGCCCCCACAGACCCGTCTGCCCCCCCTATGA
- a CDS encoding metal ABC transporter ATP-binding protein — MVTLDGLTVTYRDRPTLHGVSGRFAPGSLTAVVGPNGAGKSTLLKSILSLLPIAQGHLQVHAPRGRIAYLPQQSAIDRSFPITVHDCVLLGAWQSAGALGGLGSAVLDAADAALHTVGLCGFAQRPISALSAGQFQRVLFARLLLQDADLILLDEPFNAIDSKTTAELLALVADWHARQRTVIAVLHDHSQVHQHFPQTLLLARGVVAWGDTAEVLTPQHLAQARLLGESWDDHRHAA; from the coding sequence ATGGTGACACTGGACGGGCTGACCGTCACCTACCGCGACCGCCCCACCCTGCACGGGGTCAGTGGCCGTTTTGCGCCGGGCTCGCTTACCGCGGTGGTGGGGCCCAACGGCGCGGGCAAAAGCACCTTGTTGAAAAGCATTTTGTCGCTGCTGCCGATTGCCCAAGGCCACCTGCAGGTCCACGCGCCACGCGGGCGCATTGCCTATTTGCCGCAGCAGTCGGCCATCGACCGCAGCTTTCCCATCACCGTGCATGACTGCGTGCTGCTGGGGGCGTGGCAGTCGGCGGGCGCGTTGGGCGGGCTGGGCAGTGCGGTGCTGGATGCGGCGGATGCTGCCTTGCACACCGTGGGCCTGTGCGGCTTTGCGCAGCGGCCCATCAGCGCCTTGTCGGCCGGGCAATTCCAGCGGGTGCTGTTTGCCCGGCTGCTGCTGCAAGACGCAGATCTGATCCTGCTGGACGAGCCTTTCAACGCCATCGACAGCAAAACCACCGCCGAGCTGCTGGCCCTGGTGGCCGACTGGCATGCCCGCCAGCGTACCGTGATTGCGGTGCTGCACGACCACAGCCAGGTACACCAGCACTTCCCGCAGACCCTGCTGCTGGCGCGCGGCGTGGTGGCCTGGGGCGACACCGCCGAGGTGCTGACGCCGCAGCACCTGGCACAGGCCCGGCTGCTCGGCGAAAGCTGGGACGACCACCGCCATGCCGCTTGA